The Rhododendron vialii isolate Sample 1 chromosome 8a, ASM3025357v1 genome has a window encoding:
- the LOC131335512 gene encoding LEAF RUST 10 DISEASE-RESISTANCE LOCUS RECEPTOR-LIKE PROTEIN KINASE-like 1.2 isoform X1: MHLNSFFTFSKPYHFLSISTIFTILWATALSVDQHFKPCNVGNCGNGPNISYPFWIANQQQSYCGLPNFEVTCDGKNPVVSISGDKYIIKDIFYSNNSLRLASKMLLNFDNSCPLPLHNFSTETTPFINSPSYADLFFFYRCTKNPKKFQTYSVSCASNSTHHSFAVFHIDILKHHNYSIDSCQSLVNAPVEGQDIRELLKMNFTDVLRKGFVLQWNQTYCNDCQRSGGSCLWVDNEFTCFCADKPHSRTCDDGKRLSLTAKLGIGFGTAAGSLLIITGLVFFIHKGLMKKRNKPTRTSSMLPTDLEKGYAHSGIKTFTYDELVQATHNFDTKREIGDGGFCTVYQGKLQDGRVVAVKRLYDHNHKREAQFMNEVEILTCLRHQNLVSLYGCTSRYCHELLLVYEYIPNGTVADHLYHERAIPKSLSWPTRMKIAIETASALSYLHASNVIHRDVKTTNILLDNNFCVKVADFGLSRFSPIDVTHISTAPQGTLGYVDPEYYESYQLTTKSDVYSFGVVLLELISSKPAVDINRNRHEVNLSTLAIAKIQSHTLDDLVDPELGFESDHQVRKMITEVAELAFQCLQNARETRPSMEEVLGALIGIQREDYDAKSAEELEIPAHEAVMLKASLVGEVNSAE; the protein is encoded by the exons ATGCACCTCAATAGCTTCTTTACTTTCAGTAAACCTTAccattttctttctatttctaCCATCTTTACGATCTTATGGGCTACAGCTTTATCCGTCGACCAACATTTCAAACCCTGCAATGTCGGAAACTGtggaaatggtccaaatataAGCTATCCCTTTTGGATTGCTAATCAACAACAGTCTTACTGTGGTCTCCCCAATTTTGAGGTCACTTGTGATGGAAAAAACCCGGTTGTATCGATTTCGGGTGACAAATATATCATCAAAGATATCTTCTACTCCAACAATTCACTTCGCTTGGCGAGCAAAATGCTTTTGAACTTTGATAATTCGTGCCCACTTCCTCTCCATAATTTTAGCACAGAAACAACTCCATTCATCAATAGTCCAAGCTATGCGGATCTCTTCTTTTTCTACCGTTGCaccaaaaatcccaaaaaatttcaaacatacTCAGTTTCTTGTGCTAGCAATTCTACCCATCACTCTTTTGCTGTTTTTCATATTGATATTCTGAAGCACCATAATTACTCCATTGATTCGTGCCAGTCCTTGGTTAATGCACCGGTGGAAGGTCAAGATATCAGAGAATTGCTGAAGATGAACTTCACTGATGTTTTGAGGAAAGGGTTTGTTTTGCAATGGAACCAAACTTATTGCAATGATTGCCAGAGAAGCGGCGGGAGCTGTCTTTGGGTTGATAACGAATTTACCTGTTTTTGCGCCGATAAACCCCATTCAAGAACCTGTGATGACG GGAAGAGATTGAGTTTAACAGCAAAGCTTGGCATAG GTTTTGGCACAGCAGCTGGTTCCCTCCTTATCATCACGGGCCTTGTTTTCTTTATTCATAAAGGCTTGATGAAAAAGCGTAATAAACCTACACGTACCTCTTCAATGTTGCCGACGGATCTTGAGAAAGGATACGCCCACAGTGGAATAAAAACTTTCACCTATGACGAGCTCGTACAAGCAACTCACAATTTCGATACgaagagagaaataggagaTGGAGGATTTTGCACCGTATACCAAG GCAAGCTTCAAGATGGGCGTGTTGTAGCGGTCAAGCGATTGTATGACCATAATCACAAGAGGGAAGCGCAATTCATGAACGAAGTCGAGATACTCACATGCTTGCGCCACCAGAACCTTGTCTCCCTATACGGGTGCACCTCGCGCTACTGTCATGAGCTCCTCCTTGTATATGAATACATTCCTAACGGCACAGTTGCTGACCATCTCTATCACGAACGAGCAATACCCAAATCCCTCTCATGGCCCACTAGAATGAAGATTGCCATAGAAACCGCAAGCGCATTGTCCTACCTCCATGCCTCCAATGTCATCCATCGCGATGTTAAAACAACCAACATTCTGCTAGATAATAATTTTTGTGTCAAAGTCGCGGATTTTGGGCTCTCCCGCTTCTCCCCAATTGACGTTACCCACATTTCCACTGCCCCTCAAGGCACTCTCGGATATGTGGACCCCGAGTACTACGAATCCTATCAACTCACTACCAAGAGTGATGTTTAcagttttggggttgttttgcTTGAGCTTATATCATCGAAGCCTGCTGTGGATATCAATAGGAATCGTCATGAGGTCAATTTATCAACCTTGGCTATAGCTAAGATACAAAGTCATACTTTGGACGATCTTGTCGATCCAGAACTTGGATTTGAATCGGACCATCAGGTGCGGAAGATGATCACTGAGGTGGCAGAATTGGCATTTCAGTGTTTGCAAAATGCTAGGGAGACAAGGCCATCTATGGAAGAGGTGTTGGGGGCTTTGATTGGAATTCAGAGAGAAGATTATGATGCAAAAAGTGCAGAGGAACTGGAAATTCCGGCTCACGAGGCAGTAATGCTGAAAGCTAGCTTAGTTGGCGAGGTAAATAGTGCAGAGTGA
- the LOC131335512 gene encoding LEAF RUST 10 DISEASE-RESISTANCE LOCUS RECEPTOR-LIKE PROTEIN KINASE-like 1.2 isoform X2 has product MHLNSFFTFSKPYHFLSISTIFTILWATALSVDQHFKPCNVGNCGNGPNISYPFWIANQQQSYCGLPNFEVTCDGKNPVVSISGDKYIIKDIFYSNNSLRLASKMLLNFDNSCPLPLHNFSTETTPFINSPSYADLFFFYRCTKNPKKFQTYSVSCASNSTHHSFAVFHIDILKHHNYSIDSCQSLVNAPVEGQDIRELLKMNFTDVLRKGFVLQWNQTYCNDCQRSGGSCLWVDNEFTCFCADKPHSRTCDDGFGTAAGSLLIITGLVFFIHKGLMKKRNKPTRTSSMLPTDLEKGYAHSGIKTFTYDELVQATHNFDTKREIGDGGFCTVYQGKLQDGRVVAVKRLYDHNHKREAQFMNEVEILTCLRHQNLVSLYGCTSRYCHELLLVYEYIPNGTVADHLYHERAIPKSLSWPTRMKIAIETASALSYLHASNVIHRDVKTTNILLDNNFCVKVADFGLSRFSPIDVTHISTAPQGTLGYVDPEYYESYQLTTKSDVYSFGVVLLELISSKPAVDINRNRHEVNLSTLAIAKIQSHTLDDLVDPELGFESDHQVRKMITEVAELAFQCLQNARETRPSMEEVLGALIGIQREDYDAKSAEELEIPAHEAVMLKASLVGEVNSAE; this is encoded by the exons ATGCACCTCAATAGCTTCTTTACTTTCAGTAAACCTTAccattttctttctatttctaCCATCTTTACGATCTTATGGGCTACAGCTTTATCCGTCGACCAACATTTCAAACCCTGCAATGTCGGAAACTGtggaaatggtccaaatataAGCTATCCCTTTTGGATTGCTAATCAACAACAGTCTTACTGTGGTCTCCCCAATTTTGAGGTCACTTGTGATGGAAAAAACCCGGTTGTATCGATTTCGGGTGACAAATATATCATCAAAGATATCTTCTACTCCAACAATTCACTTCGCTTGGCGAGCAAAATGCTTTTGAACTTTGATAATTCGTGCCCACTTCCTCTCCATAATTTTAGCACAGAAACAACTCCATTCATCAATAGTCCAAGCTATGCGGATCTCTTCTTTTTCTACCGTTGCaccaaaaatcccaaaaaatttcaaacatacTCAGTTTCTTGTGCTAGCAATTCTACCCATCACTCTTTTGCTGTTTTTCATATTGATATTCTGAAGCACCATAATTACTCCATTGATTCGTGCCAGTCCTTGGTTAATGCACCGGTGGAAGGTCAAGATATCAGAGAATTGCTGAAGATGAACTTCACTGATGTTTTGAGGAAAGGGTTTGTTTTGCAATGGAACCAAACTTATTGCAATGATTGCCAGAGAAGCGGCGGGAGCTGTCTTTGGGTTGATAACGAATTTACCTGTTTTTGCGCCGATAAACCCCATTCAAGAACCTGTGATGACG GTTTTGGCACAGCAGCTGGTTCCCTCCTTATCATCACGGGCCTTGTTTTCTTTATTCATAAAGGCTTGATGAAAAAGCGTAATAAACCTACACGTACCTCTTCAATGTTGCCGACGGATCTTGAGAAAGGATACGCCCACAGTGGAATAAAAACTTTCACCTATGACGAGCTCGTACAAGCAACTCACAATTTCGATACgaagagagaaataggagaTGGAGGATTTTGCACCGTATACCAAG GCAAGCTTCAAGATGGGCGTGTTGTAGCGGTCAAGCGATTGTATGACCATAATCACAAGAGGGAAGCGCAATTCATGAACGAAGTCGAGATACTCACATGCTTGCGCCACCAGAACCTTGTCTCCCTATACGGGTGCACCTCGCGCTACTGTCATGAGCTCCTCCTTGTATATGAATACATTCCTAACGGCACAGTTGCTGACCATCTCTATCACGAACGAGCAATACCCAAATCCCTCTCATGGCCCACTAGAATGAAGATTGCCATAGAAACCGCAAGCGCATTGTCCTACCTCCATGCCTCCAATGTCATCCATCGCGATGTTAAAACAACCAACATTCTGCTAGATAATAATTTTTGTGTCAAAGTCGCGGATTTTGGGCTCTCCCGCTTCTCCCCAATTGACGTTACCCACATTTCCACTGCCCCTCAAGGCACTCTCGGATATGTGGACCCCGAGTACTACGAATCCTATCAACTCACTACCAAGAGTGATGTTTAcagttttggggttgttttgcTTGAGCTTATATCATCGAAGCCTGCTGTGGATATCAATAGGAATCGTCATGAGGTCAATTTATCAACCTTGGCTATAGCTAAGATACAAAGTCATACTTTGGACGATCTTGTCGATCCAGAACTTGGATTTGAATCGGACCATCAGGTGCGGAAGATGATCACTGAGGTGGCAGAATTGGCATTTCAGTGTTTGCAAAATGCTAGGGAGACAAGGCCATCTATGGAAGAGGTGTTGGGGGCTTTGATTGGAATTCAGAGAGAAGATTATGATGCAAAAAGTGCAGAGGAACTGGAAATTCCGGCTCACGAGGCAGTAATGCTGAAAGCTAGCTTAGTTGGCGAGGTAAATAGTGCAGAGTGA